The Haematobia irritans isolate KBUSLIRL chromosome 1, ASM5000362v1, whole genome shotgun sequence DNA segment TGTGGATATTATTGTATTTTACCGATACATAATGATCGCCAGGCAATAGGGGTGTGTAGCGCACTTTATAACCCTCTTCGACTTCTGTACAATCCATGGCAACCTTGGATGGACCATCGATGGCCACTGATAATGTACCAACACCAGCATTGCAGGTATTAATGATGAAATCAGCCTTATGGCCGGTCTTTACACATTCCAAACCGGAACCGGAAGCATGGACAGCGGCGGGATCAGCCACATCCTTACCGACCTTAATGCGGAAGGGTGATCCGGGAATATGAACACCATTGAATTTAACATGAATGGCATGAATGCCATTTTCACGTGGATAGAAACGCACAGAGGTCATATCAGAATCGATGGCCTGGATGAAACAATCATCATCGGTGCCTGAAGGAGCCACAATCTTGGCATCCAATTCACCCTTGGCTCCATTCTTGCGTACCAAGAACTGATAGGGAGCATCAGCTTGGATGCTGCCCTCGGGGAATTGTTGGACCTCCAATTTGTGGGCATCACCAGCATCAGGAGAAACGTAAACTTTGAATGGCGAGTCGGGAATATGGCGATCATTGAATTTCAAGCCCACACGATATTCACCGGGTTCAGTGACTTTGTAGGCTACATCGCAAGAACCATCCTTGCGATCTTTGAATTCGATTTCAGCCTTGCTGGGACCCTCAACGGAAATGGCCAAAGAACCACCGCCAGCTTCACGGGTCCAAACATTGAATTCATTAGCAACACCAACACGACCACGTTCCAAACCGGAACCTCCAGCTTTAACCAAATGGCTACCAAAGTCATGCAATGGACCAACAGTGAATTGGAAAGGAGAGCCAGGGATGTGCATATCCTTGTAGCGAACAGACACGGTGTGAACACCCAATTCCTTGGGTACAAAGTGTACTGAGTAAAGACCATCTTCAACTTCTTGAATTTCAGCATCTTCGGTGACATTGCTGGGAGAAGTGACACGAGCAGCCAAATCGAAGGATGTGATACCAGGCATTTTGAAGGTCAATTTACATTTGCTGCCAATTTCCGTAACAGGGACAGCATCACGTTCACGTTGAATCTTTTCACGTTTGCGATTGCTGCCCTCACCGGCTACCTTGACAGTGAAGGGAGATCCTTCCACATGGTGATCAGCGAATTTCAAATTGACAATGTAATAACCAGGCTCTGTGGGCTTATAAGAAATATTCAGAGTACCATCATCCTTATCGGTACATTGAATTTCAGCCTTGCTGGGACCTTCAATGGACACGGACAAACCACCATAACCAGCATTACGGGTATCCACAGAGAAAATATTCTCTGTGTGAGTTTTACCCTCCTTCAAACCATTACCGGTTACCTTGACCTTCTTGGCATCACCAACTTCGCGTTCCATAACGGTGACTTTGAATGGTGAATTGGGTATATGCTTGCCCATACGCTTAACGGAAACCATGTGTTCACCAGTTTCACGAGGTGTAAAGGAAATACCAATGTTGCCAGTGGGCATACGTTTCAAGAAGCAGGGCTCCTCCAAACCACTGGGAGCTTGAATGGAGGCATTCAAAGCACGCAAATCATCGTCGGTAATTTCACCAGGCATGGTGACTTCAGAGCAGGAGCCAACGGAAATTTGATTACGTTTGCGACCTTCGCCAGTAATTTTAGCAACATAAGGTGAACCCTTAATGTGTTTATCACCAAAACGTACAGCAACATGATATTCTCCAGGGGCAGTGGGTAAATATTGAACGGAAACGGTACCATCTTTGTTGTCATGATAGTTGATCTGAAAGTAAAAAGACAAAAAGGCTTAAGCTGGGGAGTTTGAAGCGGGTTTGAAGATGACATGATGGTTTACTAATTACAATGGGATGCAATATCACAAACGTAGACATAAACACTCGATAGATGATTGATTGAGATTTTGAGGGAAATAAAAGATTGGCTAgatgtttttttcttaaatggaATCTCACTTTTAAGTTGTGTGAAATTCCCATTTTGTTTGAATGTTTGAAAATtcgaaataaaaacaagaataAATTTATGCTGATTATAGGATATCGTAAATATTTCAATCATAGAAAATGAATAATGAAgtaaaattaattgtaaaaataattgcTTGTGGTGGCTTTCAAATTACACAGTGAATTTAGTGCCGAAAAGTATGCCTTGTATTTCATACAATTTGGTCCAGCACTAATAGAATTTAAGACAAGAGAATTTTAGTCAGCCTAGAAGTATGCTTTATTTTTTGACAACTACCCAGCTAGcatttgggtgatagttttAACAAATATCATCTAAATGAGTCATATTCGAGTACTTTAGGAGATCAAAAACTGCTATGTCAGTTATGTGATTATAATACGATACGAAAATGACTCGCGCTAATGGGCGTAAAATGAGTTCGttataaaatacaacaaaaaattacaaaaatctaacaaaaaccgTCTAGAGGAGTCATCTTCGAGTACTTTTGGTGATCAAAAACTGCTTAAACAGTTACGGGACCAAAAAATGGCACGAAAATGACTCGCGCTAATGGGCATAAAATGTGTTCGATTTAAAATCGTCCAAAGGAGTCATCTCCGAGTACTTTTGGTGATCAAATAGTGATCTTACAGAGTTACTGcaagtgtttttttatttaaattacaattttaacggAGCAATCCCTATAATATtgtcagaaaataaaaaaaaaaaaaaaaaaaaaaaacaaaaaacaaacctaAACTTCTGTTTACTCCGAAATAGTCActgatatttaataaatttaactaaaaaaacgCAATGTCGTCTATACCTAAAAATGCCAGAATGGAAAGagcccaaataaaaaaattggcaaaaaagaggcaactaatttaatttcataaaaaaaataaatctgaaaAAAGACAGTGATTATTGAAGATAACATTCAAGAGTCTGAAGAGATTAGTGAACATGAGAATAAAACAAGTGTTGATAGCGACAGTTTTGACAGTGGCAGTGACAGTGAAagtgaaaaaaagtaaattttttttggatggaCTAGCTAAGTGGGCAATTGAATTTAACGTGAGCTTTGTTGCAATTAATGCTCTATTATTATTACTAAAATGTAACATGAAAGTTCCAAAGGACgcaaggacacttttaaaaACGCCAAGTTTTACAGAGAAGAGAAAATGGTGAAGAGAAAGGAGAAAGGGGAAGGAACATACATTCACTATGGATTAAAAAATGGATTAaccgattattattattatgttgttttgcatttaaaattatgaataaCTCTTATGAATTTGTTCATCGAAtgtaattttatatccatataaaaatttttttttttataattttgttattaaatactaagtattaaaaataattataatacaaatattaatattgaatatttatattaataaaaaaccaCGTATTATTAATTAAAGGGAAATGGTTCAGAAAACCGACTCAAAAATGCACTTAGAAGAGTCATTTGCGATTAGAAATATGACTATTAAATGACTCATAAATGGCTCATAAATAGAGTAATATGTGATCCATTAAAGACTCGTAAGGGATTATAATCATAATTGAAAAACGACTCGAAAAAGAATCGCAGATGAGGTATATTAAGACTAAAACTGATcaaaaaacaattcataaaagaCTTTAATGCTACTAGAAAATGAGTCAAAAAAGACTCTAAAATAATATGGAAGAAGACTCACAAATGATTTATAAAGAAGAGTCCCGGGTAGTCACGTTTTTCTCCCGACAAAAGAGTCTTTTATGTTCATAAAATGAGCTCATATTCTGCCTTTTTAATCGCCAAGTAGACTCGAAAAAGACTCGAAAGTGCTTAAAAAACGACAAAAATGCTAGCTGGGTAACTCACTTTACAAAAGCCAATTGGTAAATGTAACTGtatagtaatatttttttttaatattaaacaatttcacataaaaatgtGAAACTATATGGGTTTCAACTAGAACTAGATTCTGGTTGAAAGTAAGCATTATTATATTATTCTATATAATAACAACGAATGGTGAAAATTCTCAAAGATAGTCAGCATTCATATGACTTCaaatttcgatattttttgagaaatttggaaATACATATTAAGGTAGAGTGACATATACAGGTAGAGTAGCACTAAcgaagcttcatgaaaatgttttaagagtaaatattatattatatctaCTGCTGAATGAATGAATTAATGAAGGCTTTATTTCTAAATCTGGCTCAAATTTTTGTAGCTATTTTAACCAATTATTGTACCAATGATGATACatgtttgcttttgttttcgatTTCGAAATATGAAAATTGGGAACGGATCAAACATAAATATTGTGTAGTGTTCTTATGTGAATGCATGCATTCGGTTTTTTTGTAATGATATATGTTAGTGCTGTATTcgctttactttctgttaagttTAGAGGGTTTGATGATGAAATAcagaattttgaattaattttatgtaaaattttggatttttaatataGGGCAGAGAAAACGTCCAGTTTCATAGTAAAGATAAAATAGCGGCATCAATCTGGTTTAAACGTAAAAACTcaataataaatataacaatattgCCAAGATCAAACTAAAGTAGTGACGATAGGCGTAACATAACGGAAACCGGAAAAGCAATAGTGCCTAGAGTGTGTACAAaacagagaacggctgcgatctaccgccaccgaccaatatttgcaatcttagAACACCAATTCGAAAAACaatttcaaccaccaatatccaatgcaaccgacgactgtgggtgtttgttagtatgagtgttggtctctcgaaaacaccgtagtaaaggaatcacacaaattggttatccatatctcagcagtttggtattctcttatttggcactctctcaattctcttgagctaatgccaactgctggtaattgttgttgttgagtgcaatcacacttaagtgcaacactcgttttttgtttaccgagcgttgttacgatgtcgattggtttaagattgcaagacactacatacgaacattgttatatactagtggtgtttatacccttcaccactactgtggtacagggtataataagtttgtgcatttgtatgtaacgccaagaaatagtggtcatagacccatcttttagtataccgatagaattaaattctgagtcgatttagcgatgaccgtctgtctgtctgtctgtccgtccgtctgtctgtatatgtaattttgtgcacaaagtacagctcgcaatttaagtccgatcgtcctcaaatttggcatagggccgttttttgggacagagacactcgctattggttttggaaaaaatcggttcagatttagatatagctgccatatatatttatccccgatttggtcatagttagcgtgtttatcaaccgattttcttgaaataccgaacatccaaatattttatgaatctcgaaaatcttgcaaaatatcaaccaaatcggttcagatttagatatagctcccatatatatctttcgtccgatttagactcatatgaccacagaggtcaaagtttactaccgatcttcgtgaaattttgcacagagggtagaattgatattctaccaatgcctggtaaatttgattgaaatcggttcaaatttagatatagctcccatatatatctttcgtccgatttgaacttatatggccacaaaagccagagttttgccgtgatttgcttcaaattttgcacaaggggtatgtttagtagtatcgttaactgtgtcaaattttgttaaaatcggttcagatttaggtatagctcacatatatatctttcgcccgatttggacttatatggtctcaaaagccagagttttgccctggcttacttcaaattttagatatagctcccatatatatctttcgtccgatttgaaattATATGGCCTCAATATCCAGGGGTttcccgtgatttgcttcaaatttcaaacaaggagtacgtttagtagtatcggtaatcctgccaaatttggtggaaatcggttcagatttagatatggctcccatatatatcttccatccgatttgcactcatatgacccatttacgtgaaatttcgcatagatagcagaattattattctaactatacatgtcaaatttagtcaaaatcggttcagattatatataactcccatatatacgtacaccagagttggggaaatatggtagactgttacacattttagacccattttcaatggaagtttcctccaattaactggatagcattagccgatttaatttttaattttagagattttgtagaagtaaaaaaattgtctcctttacacagcttccagcaaatgtgaagtagtcgagatggtaacacaaattttggtctacataggggtgaagggtataatatagtcggccccgcccgactttagactttacttacttgttttattctcgcatttgtatcaatgtaaaagatcacatggtaattggtgtcttaatcactgccaccgacattttgtgggtaagattgcaatacgaaaaaatgccaccggttgcagttcacTGGTACAAAATTCGGGTTAGCCTAGGCTGTCAAAAAACCCCGGGTTTGAACAACGGTTAGTCGGCTTTCGGTATTCCAATCAAACTTCAGCATAAAGCttcatttaaaaatgaaaaacaaaaatttttcctgaGTGGCCTtcgcgttttttgtttttggatttcTATAATCGATACACATGGACAAGTATGTTGAGTTACGAGCAAATTCAAAGAATACCGTAGGATGGTAGacattagaggtctgcatcgaataacttttcactacatgtatgcaaatcGCTGTCGAATGTGGTACATACAcactctttctctcagagcgcaagtagggaagtgaagagaacacttgcttatcAAAAAACCAACGAGTACTTAtcagaaacaatatgtgttctgaaaaaaggaacaataacaagtatatacaacagtaagttcggcagggccgaatcttaaatacccaccaccatgaatcaaatataatagtttactttgaaaactcatcgtcgtagcaggttacttgataatatatatcattttaggggggtttgatgacaaatcttctcccaagtaaatcagttcaaccagtacgcttcccgaagaaaaaaattaaagattctacctatgaagaccagctcagattctggatttatgagaaccaattttgttggagttttagagaaatcataaacatatcgtgtatatgataaaATATCGACTTGATTTGAAGTCCTAgatataaattcgggagttaggtctatatggggcctataccaaaaaatggatcaatactcaccacctgttaatgttcctcaaatgcctttagaattccactttcagacgaattggtgaaaactacgaattctagaagcccaagaagtaaaatcgagggatcagtctatataggggttataccaaaaaatggaccgatgcacctcaatttcggcacacatatttggggtcccaaaatacctctagatttctaggcaaatcgggtaataaatacagtttatagaatccaaagaataaaaatcggaagatcggtctatatggcgactataccaaaacatggaccgatacggaccatttccgacacacctctttatggtcctaaaatacctcaagattttcaatttgaggacaaacggatagaaaatacagtttctagacgcctaagaaccaaaatcgggagatcggtctatatgggggcaccattttcggtacctctcaagtacctctcgattttcaatttcaggctaattgaacaaaaactacgttttttataagcccaagaccccaaatcgagaaattggtttatatggggactatatcaaaacttggaccgatatagcccatcttcgaacttgacctgcctgcaaccaaaaaacgaatctgtgcaaaatttcaggacgatagcgcaattattgaaggctgtcgcgtgattacaacagatagacagacagacggacatgcttatatcgttttagaatttctccctgatcaagaatatataagttatatagtcggaagtcgatatttcgatgtgttacacacggaatgacaaacttattataccccattctatggtggtgggtataaaaatgtaagtacttgagaacgaGTACAACATGCATTCTGTTCACTTTAGGTGGTATTTACcacagtatttctcagttatgtacaAAGCAACAGTTTCCATTGTACTTAACCATAGATATGTACAgtctgtcaagaaagtcttttgacattgccaactatttcaaatccaaaaaaaattgaaatattaaatattttgttaaatttttaattctgtgtacgtatgtatactttgcaaaatacataataaaatattattttaaaatttcattatatttaattttggaacaaaacataattttgatcccattgtcaaaacactttcttgacaaactgtatgtatgtcacacacttaccctaACGTTAGCCCTTCTGTTTAACAAACCGAAGCCATAGAGAATGAAGAATAACTGTTATTTATATTCCTCAAACTGCATGTTGTACATGTAGTACTCTAtgcagttttgttctcgcaatgtactcgacgtgatcactctgagtgcacttcaataagagcgaaagaggaatatgtgtttgttgttggcggctaaatttaagTCGAGATGAGTCTACATATTCGGCggtggcgtcgactggcaaacaaTGCTCGGCGGCGGATAAAatcagcggcgcgactcggcggcttcattctctgcctcaaattgattttataatggataattgtccgccgccgaattgaccaatttatatcggcttagcctccaagtcgccgccgccggaggcaaaaagttAGTGTCTGCCGccaccgacaaaaatgggtcggcttcattctctggtaccCTCtcttcaaatgtacattttcagtgtaaactagtgtaattagaCTCTTCTATATGAACCGATCAAGATCTAAAGTGGCTTAAATAGGTAGAGGATCGCTTTATTTGAAGATAAAATATTTACCACGTGGCAAAGCATCAAGTAAGACTAGCTAGcgatgtgttaaaaaaaattaacatttaggAGTAAAATTGCATTGGCTACCAATAGTCGCAATGGTTGTGTTTATAGAGAACTCCacgtttaaattttttgatgccgCTA contains these protein-coding regions:
- the cher gene encoding filamin A protein cher isoform X11; protein product: MPSGKVDKPIIQDNRDGTVSVKYDPKEEGSHELIVKYNGEPVQGSPFKFHVDSITSGYVTAYGPGLTHGVTGEPCNFTISTKGASAAGLTMAVEGPSKVDINYHDNKDGTVSVQYLPTAPGEYHVAVRFGDKHIKGSPYVAKITGEGRKRNQISVGSCSEVTMPGEITDDDLRALNASIQAPSGLEEPCFLKRMPTGNIGISFTPRETGEHMVSVKRMGKHIPNSPFKVTVMEREVGDAKKVKVTGNGLKEGKTHTENIFSVDTRNAGYGGLSVSIEGPSKAEIQCTDKDDGTLNISYKPTEPGYYIVNLKFADHHVEGSPFTVKVAGEGSNRKREKIQRERDAVPVTEIGSKCKLTFKMPGITSFDLAARVTSPSNVTEDAEIQEVEDGLYSVHFVPKELGVHTVSVRYKDMHIPGSPFQFTVGPLHDFGSHLVKAGGSGLERGRVGVANEFNVWTREAGGGSLAISVEGPSKAEIEFKDRKDGSCDVAYKVTEPGEYRVGLKFNDRHIPDSPFKVYVSPDAGDAHKLEVQQFPEGSIQADAPYQFLVRKNGAKGELDAKIVAPSGTDDDCFIQAIDSDMTSVRFYPRENGIHAIHVKFNGVHIPGSPFRIKVGKDVADPAAVHASGSGLECVKTGHKADFIINTCNAGVGTLSVAIDGPSKVAMDCTEVEEGYKVRYTPLLPGDHYVSVKYNNIHIIGSPFKVSCEGEKMVDEGAQETSTVVVETVHKVAKGGKNTGVVLPAFKSDASAVTSKGMGLKKAFMGKTNTFTISATDAGNNILYVGMYGPKGPCEEFSIKHTGRNNYNVSYMVRDRGQYILIVKWGDEHIPGSPFQVDV
- the cher gene encoding filamin A protein cher isoform X10; the protein is MNFSWLSEKPEAPEATWEDFTYYYHPKYYKVTVSERDHVEKPQVYYNETLIPENEELHKNDFLPLNFLSSFYIITHQAEVKMPSGKVDKPIIQDNRDGTVSVKYDPKEEGSHELIVKYNGEPVQGSPFKFHVDSITSGYVTAYGPGLTHGVTGEPCNFTISTKGASAAGLTMAVEGPSKVDINYHDNKDGTVSVQYLPTAPGEYHVAVRFGDKHIKGSPYVAKITGEGRKRNQISVGSCSEVTMPGEITDDDLRALNASIQAPSGLEEPCFLKRMPTGNIGISFTPRETGEHMVSVKRMGKHIPNSPFKVTVMEREVGDAKKVKVTGNGLKEGKTHTENIFSVDTRNAGYGGLSVSIEGPSKAEIQCTDKDDGTLNISYKPTEPGYYIVNLKFADHHVEGSPFTVKVAGEGSNRKREKIQRERDAVPVTEIGSKCKLTFKMPGITSFDLAARVTSPSNVTEDAEIQEVEDGLYSVHFVPKELGVHTVSVRYKDMHIPGSPFQFTVGPLHDFGSHLVKAGGSGLERGRVGVANEFNVWTREAGGGSLAISVEGPSKAEIEFKDRKDGSCDVAYKVTEPGEYRVGLKFNDRHIPDSPFKVYVSPDAGDAHKLEVQQFPEGSIQADAPYQFLVRKNGAKGELDAKIVAPSGTDDDCFIQAIDSDMTSVRFYPRENGIHAIHVKFNGVHIPGSPFRIKVGKDVADPAAVHASGSGLECVKTGHKADFIINTCNAGVGTLSVAIDGPSKVAMDCTEVEEGYKVRYTPLLPGDHYVSVKYNNIHIIGSPFKVSCEGEKMVDEGAQETSTVVVETVHKVAKGGKNTGVVLPAFKSDASAVTSKGMGLKKAFMGKTNTFTISATDAGNNILYVGMYGPKGPCEEFSIKHTGRNNYNVSYMVRDRGQYILIVKWGDEHIPGSPFQVDV